Genomic DNA from Hordeum vulgare subsp. vulgare chromosome 2H, MorexV3_pseudomolecules_assembly, whole genome shotgun sequence:
GTTAATTGGGTGTGCTAGAGTAGCTATGCGTCTGCATCAGCTTTAAGTTACTTCTGAACACTACCACATGCCTGCAGTTACTACTACCGCAAAAAAACACAAGTCGAGTGCCGTGTTTTCAGGTTTAGATAAAGGAGGGTGTTAGGTTTCAGTTTGGGTTCACTCACGTGGTCTGACCAGGCGTGCTCCCTGTTGTAGATGATGGCCGCGCCGAGGCTCCTCGCCGGGTTGATGCCGGTGCCGGTGATGGGGATGGTGGCCAGGTGGACCAGGAACACGGCGAACCCGATGGGCAGCGGGGCGAGGATCTGCCGTCGTTCCACGGGCAATAAGTAGCCATGCATTAATAACCAAGCACAGCACGGCAGTAATTAAGGAAATTCAAcaggggaagaagagaagggcaGTAATGGTATTGGTAGGTACTCACGGGAACGTGGGAGTCCCTGGCGTTCCTCTTGGCGTCGGTGGCGGAGAAGACGGTGTAGACGAGGACGAAGGTGCCGATGATCTCGGCGCCGAGCCCGGAGCCCTTGGTGTAGCCGGACGCCACCACGTTGGCGCCGCCGCCGTTGCCCATGTACAGGCCCTGCTGGAACCCCTTGACCACGCCGGCGCCGCAGATGGCGCCCAGGCACTGCATGATGATGTAGAACACCGCCCTCGTCAGCGACAGCTTCCTCGCCAGGAACAGCCCGAAGGTCACCGCCGGGTTGATGTGCCCGCCTGCATCCCaatcccatccatccatccatccgttAGCAGTCAGCAAAAACGGAAGAAGAAAAACACAGGAAAAGGCTACAGGAATCAAGAAAAAACAGTACCAGAGATGCCGG
This window encodes:
- the LOC123427523 gene encoding aquaporin PIP1-1-like is translated as MEGKEEDVRLGANKYSERQPIGTAAQGSEDKDYKEPPPAPLFEPGELKSWSFYRAGIAEFMATFLFLYVTILTVMGYSGAASKCATVGIQGIAWSFGGMIFALVYCTAGISGGHINPAVTFGLFLARKLSLTRAVFYIIMQCLGAICGAGVVKGFQQGLYMGNGGGANVVASGYTKGSGLGAEIIGTFVLVYTVFSATDAKRNARDSHVPILAPLPIGFAVFLVHLATIPITGTGINPARSLGAAIIYNREHAWSDHWIFWVGPFIGAALAAIYHQVVIRAIPFKTKS